A window of the Streptomyces albireticuli genome harbors these coding sequences:
- the rpe gene encoding ribulose-phosphate 3-epimerase has protein sequence MAAQINPSILSADFARLADEAQAVKGADWLHVDVMDNHFVPNLTLGVPVVESLSRATDIPLDCHLMIEDPDRWAPRFVEAGAGSVTFHAEAAAAPVRLAREIRAKGARASMALKPATPIEPFEDLLPELDMLLIMTVEPGFGGQAFLDIMLPKIRRTRELISRHGLEMWLQVDGGVSAETVERCAEAGADVFVAGSAVYGTDDPAAAVRSLRAQAERATAGAPWACAH, from the coding sequence ATGGCCGCGCAGATCAACCCCAGCATCCTCTCCGCCGACTTCGCCCGCCTCGCCGACGAGGCGCAGGCGGTCAAGGGCGCCGACTGGCTCCACGTCGACGTGATGGACAACCACTTCGTCCCCAACCTCACCCTCGGCGTGCCGGTCGTCGAGTCGCTGAGCCGGGCCACGGACATCCCGCTGGACTGCCACCTGATGATCGAGGACCCGGACCGCTGGGCCCCTCGGTTCGTCGAGGCCGGCGCCGGTTCCGTGACCTTCCACGCGGAGGCGGCCGCCGCCCCCGTGCGGCTGGCGCGGGAGATCCGGGCCAAGGGGGCGCGGGCGTCGATGGCGCTCAAGCCCGCGACGCCGATCGAGCCGTTCGAGGACCTGCTGCCCGAGCTGGACATGCTGCTGATCATGACGGTCGAGCCCGGCTTCGGCGGCCAGGCGTTCCTCGACATCATGCTCCCCAAGATCCGCCGCACCCGTGAGCTGATCTCGCGCCACGGCCTGGAGATGTGGCTCCAGGTCGACGGCGGGGTGTCGGCGGAGACCGTGGAGCGCTGCGCGGAGGCGGGGGCGGACGTCTTCGTGGCCGGATCCGCCGTCTACGGTACGGATGACCCGGCGGCGGCCGTACGCTCCCTGCGCGCGCAGGCGGAGCGGGCCACGGCCGGTGCGCCCTGGGCCTGCGCCCACTGA
- a CDS encoding sugar-binding transcriptional regulator — protein MGPAELVQAAAMARRFYLEGKSKIQIAEEFGVSRFKVARVLETALERDLVRIEIRVPAELDAERSDALRARYGLRHAVVVESPADAADDAPDPENLGEVAADLLGELVHEGDVLGLAWGRSTIHMAAALHRLPPCTVVQLTGVYDAGTAERGSVEAVRRAAQVSGGEAHPIYAPMLLPDSATAAALRGQTGIARAFDYFDKVTVAAVSIGSWAPGISTVYDMLTDEERAQYASLGAAAEMSAHLFDADGRRIGRDLGERCITVEADRLRRIPEVVAIAGGSRKAAAIGAVLRSGLVTSLVTDTAAADYLLLETGPGPRPALDRADPDGA, from the coding sequence ATGGGGCCCGCCGAGCTGGTGCAGGCGGCGGCGATGGCCCGCCGTTTCTATCTCGAGGGCAAGTCGAAGATCCAGATCGCCGAGGAGTTCGGCGTGAGCCGCTTCAAGGTCGCACGGGTGCTGGAGACGGCGCTCGAGCGCGATCTCGTGCGGATCGAGATCCGGGTCCCGGCCGAGCTGGACGCGGAGCGCTCCGACGCGCTGCGCGCCCGCTACGGCCTGCGGCACGCGGTCGTGGTGGAGTCCCCGGCCGACGCCGCGGACGACGCCCCCGACCCCGAGAACCTCGGTGAGGTGGCGGCGGACCTGCTCGGTGAGCTGGTGCACGAGGGCGACGTCCTCGGCCTGGCCTGGGGCCGCTCCACCATCCACATGGCCGCGGCCCTGCACCGGCTGCCGCCGTGCACGGTCGTCCAGCTCACCGGCGTCTACGACGCGGGCACCGCCGAGCGCGGCTCGGTGGAGGCGGTGCGCCGGGCGGCCCAGGTCTCCGGCGGCGAGGCGCACCCGATCTACGCCCCGATGCTGCTGCCCGACTCCGCCACCGCCGCCGCCCTGCGCGGCCAGACGGGCATCGCGCGGGCCTTCGACTACTTCGACAAGGTCACCGTCGCCGCCGTCTCCATCGGCTCCTGGGCCCCGGGCATCTCGACGGTCTACGACATGCTCACCGACGAGGAGCGCGCGCAGTACGCCTCGCTCGGCGCCGCCGCCGAGATGTCGGCCCACCTCTTCGACGCCGACGGCCGCCGTATCGGCCGTGACCTGGGCGAGCGCTGCATCACCGTCGAGGCGGACCGGCTGCGGCGCATACCGGAGGTCGTCGCCATCGCCGGCGGGTCCCGCAAGGCGGCCGCGATCGGCGCGGTGCTGCGCTCCGGACTGGTCACCAGCCTGGTCACGGACACCGCCGCGGCCGACTACCTGCTCCTGGAGACGGGCCCCGGGCCGCGTCCGGCCCTGGACCGGGCGGACCCGGACGGCGCGTAG
- a CDS encoding GuaB1 family IMP dehydrogenase-related protein — MPCRGSPPNDWDVQHVRFLNDQKPPYDLTYDDVFMVPSRSAVGSRQGVDLSAPDGTGTTIPLVVANMTAIAGRRMAETVARRGGLVVIPQDIPIEVVTEVISWVKSRHHVLDTPIVLAPTQTVADALSLLPKRAHGAGVVVDEEQRPVGIVTEHDLTGVDRFTQLSEVMSKELLLLDADIDPREAFNQLDAAHRKLAPAVGKDGRLAGILTRKGALRATLYTPATDADGKLRIAAAVGINGDVAGKAKALLAAGADTIVVDTAHGHQESMISAIKAVRALDPQVPIVAGNIVAAEGVRDLIEAGADIIKVGVGPGAMCTTRMMTGVGRPQFSAVLECAAEAKKFGKHVWADGGVRHPRDVAMALAAGASNVMVGSWFAGTYESPGDLQQTADGRLYKESFGMASARAVRNRTSEESAYDRARKSLFEEGISTSRMFLDPSRPGVEDLIDSIIAGVRSSCTYAGAGSLEEFAERAVVGVQSAAGYAEGKPLHASWQ, encoded by the coding sequence ATGCCTTGTCGGGGGTCACCTCCGAACGACTGGGATGTTCAGCACGTGCGTTTCCTCAATGACCAGAAGCCGCCGTACGACCTGACGTACGACGATGTGTTCATGGTGCCGAGCCGCTCCGCGGTCGGCTCCCGCCAGGGTGTGGACCTCTCCGCCCCCGACGGGACCGGCACCACCATTCCGCTCGTGGTCGCGAACATGACCGCGATCGCCGGCCGCCGGATGGCGGAGACGGTCGCCCGCCGCGGTGGCCTCGTCGTCATCCCTCAGGACATTCCGATCGAGGTCGTCACCGAGGTCATCTCCTGGGTCAAGAGCCGTCACCACGTGCTCGACACCCCCATCGTGCTCGCCCCCACGCAGACCGTCGCCGACGCGCTCTCGCTGCTGCCCAAGCGGGCGCACGGCGCCGGCGTCGTGGTCGACGAGGAGCAGCGCCCGGTCGGCATCGTCACCGAGCACGACCTGACCGGTGTGGACCGCTTCACCCAGCTGTCCGAGGTCATGTCCAAGGAGCTGCTGCTCCTCGACGCCGACATCGACCCGCGCGAGGCGTTCAACCAGCTGGACGCCGCCCACCGCAAGCTCGCCCCGGCGGTCGGCAAGGACGGCCGCCTGGCCGGCATCCTGACCCGCAAGGGCGCCCTGCGCGCCACGCTCTACACCCCCGCCACGGACGCGGACGGCAAGCTGCGCATCGCCGCCGCCGTCGGCATCAACGGCGACGTGGCCGGCAAGGCCAAGGCCCTGCTGGCGGCCGGTGCCGACACGATCGTCGTGGACACCGCGCACGGCCACCAGGAGTCGATGATCTCCGCGATCAAGGCCGTGCGGGCCCTCGACCCGCAGGTCCCGATCGTCGCGGGCAACATCGTCGCCGCCGAGGGCGTGCGTGACCTCATCGAGGCCGGCGCGGACATCATCAAGGTCGGTGTGGGCCCCGGCGCCATGTGCACCACCCGCATGATGACCGGCGTGGGCCGCCCGCAGTTCTCCGCCGTCCTGGAGTGCGCCGCCGAGGCGAAGAAGTTCGGCAAGCACGTCTGGGCCGACGGTGGCGTCCGGCACCCCCGTGACGTCGCCATGGCGCTCGCCGCCGGCGCGTCCAACGTCATGGTCGGCTCCTGGTTCGCCGGGACGTACGAGTCCCCGGGCGACCTCCAGCAGACCGCCGACGGGCGGCTGTACAAGGAGAGCTTCGGCATGGCCTCGGCCCGCGCCGTGCGCAACCGCACCAGCGAGGAGTCGGCCTACGACCGGGCCCGCAAGAGTCTGTTCGAGGAGGGCATCTCCACCTCGCGGATGTTCCTCGACCCGTCCCGTCCGGGCGTCGAGGACCTGATCGACTCGATCATCGCGGGTGTCCGTTCCTCCTGCACCTATGCCGGCGCCGGCTCCCTGGAGGAGTTCGCCGAGCGTGCCGTGGTCGGCGTCCAGAGCGCCGCCGGTTACGCCGAGGGCAAGCCGCTGCACGCCAGCTGGCAGTAG
- a CDS encoding amino acid permease, with the protein MLDNGTAPPATDDEKPSSPRPAAGFVTGVMRRKPVERLVAEGGQGEGGTLRRSLGMWQLTMISIGATLGTGIFVVLGEAVPKAGPAVVISFVIAGLTALFSALSYAELAGTIPVSGSSYSYAYATLGEIVAWVCGWCLILEYGVSVAAVAVGWGEYLNELLDGTIGVTIPAALANPPGTDGGIFNLPALLVVLLCMAFLLGGAKESARANTIMVGVKIAALLLFCAVAFLGIRAGNYAPFMPLGLGGVSAAGASLFFSYIGFDAASTAGEEAKDPKKDLPKAIMLSLLIVTALYVLVAAVAVGAMPWGDFEGSEAALAGIMKDVTGQSFWAVLLAAGAVIAIASVVLTVLYGQTRILFAMSRDGLVPKTFSKVHAKTGVPRANTVIVSVFCGVLAAAVPLGELANATSIGTLFAFALVNVAVIVLFFTRPEMHRSFKVPLSGLRVRGVPLAPIFPAIGFGLCVYMMLSLPGTTWQYFGGWMLVGLVIYFMYGKSRSRLSREDQQVSLEK; encoded by the coding sequence GTGTTGGACAACGGCACAGCGCCCCCCGCCACGGACGACGAGAAGCCGTCGTCCCCGCGGCCGGCCGCCGGCTTCGTGACCGGTGTCATGCGGCGCAAGCCCGTCGAGCGCCTGGTCGCCGAGGGCGGCCAGGGCGAGGGCGGCACGCTGCGGCGCTCGCTCGGCATGTGGCAGCTCACGATGATCAGCATCGGGGCGACCCTCGGCACCGGCATCTTCGTGGTGCTCGGCGAGGCCGTGCCGAAGGCCGGTCCGGCCGTCGTCATCTCCTTCGTCATCGCCGGCCTCACGGCGCTGTTCTCGGCCCTGTCCTACGCGGAGCTGGCCGGCACCATCCCGGTCTCCGGCTCCTCGTACTCCTACGCCTACGCGACCCTCGGCGAGATCGTCGCCTGGGTCTGCGGCTGGTGCCTGATCCTGGAGTACGGCGTCTCGGTCGCGGCCGTCGCGGTCGGCTGGGGCGAGTACCTCAACGAACTGCTCGACGGCACCATCGGGGTCACCATCCCGGCCGCGCTGGCCAACCCGCCGGGCACCGACGGCGGCATCTTCAACCTGCCGGCGCTGCTCGTCGTCCTGCTCTGCATGGCCTTCCTGCTGGGCGGGGCCAAGGAGAGCGCCCGCGCCAACACGATCATGGTCGGCGTGAAGATCGCGGCCCTGCTGCTCTTCTGCGCCGTCGCCTTCCTGGGCATCCGGGCCGGTAACTACGCCCCGTTCATGCCGCTCGGCCTCGGCGGCGTCAGCGCCGCGGGCGCCAGCCTCTTCTTCTCCTACATCGGCTTCGACGCCGCCTCCACGGCCGGCGAGGAGGCCAAGGACCCGAAGAAGGACCTGCCCAAGGCGATCATGCTGTCGCTGCTCATCGTGACGGCGCTCTACGTGCTGGTCGCGGCGGTCGCCGTCGGCGCCATGCCGTGGGGCGACTTCGAGGGCTCCGAGGCCGCCCTCGCCGGGATCATGAAGGACGTCACCGGCCAGAGCTTCTGGGCCGTGCTGCTCGCCGCCGGTGCCGTCATCGCCATCGCCAGCGTCGTCCTGACCGTCCTCTACGGCCAGACCCGCATCCTCTTCGCCATGTCCCGCGACGGGCTCGTCCCCAAGACCTTCTCCAAGGTCCACGCGAAGACCGGCGTGCCGCGCGCCAACACCGTGATCGTCTCGGTCTTCTGCGGCGTCCTCGCCGCGGCCGTGCCGCTGGGCGAGCTGGCGAACGCCACCAGCATCGGCACGCTCTTCGCGTTCGCCCTGGTCAACGTGGCCGTCATCGTGCTCTTCTTCACCCGCCCCGAGATGCACCGCAGCTTCAAGGTGCCGCTCTCCGGCCTGCGGGTCCGCGGTGTCCCGCTCGCCCCGATCTTCCCGGCCATCGGTTTCGGGCTGTGCGTGTACATGATGCTCAGCCTGCCCGGCACGACCTGGCAGTACTTCGGCGGCTGGATGCTCGTCGGTCTTGTGATCTACTTCATGTACGGGAAGAGCCGCTCGCGGCTGTCCCGGGAAGACCAGCAGGTATCTCTAGAGAAGTGA
- a CDS encoding Lrp/AsnC family transcriptional regulator — protein MRLNDLDERIVHALAEDARRSYADIGTEVGLSAPAVKRRVDRLRAEGAITGFTVRVDPAALGWETEGYIEIYCRRNTSPEAIHRGLSRYPEVASASTVTGEADAIVQVFASDMRHFERVLERIAGEPFVERTKSVLVLSPLLRRFSSGAPS, from the coding sequence GTGCGACTGAACGATCTGGACGAACGCATCGTCCACGCCCTCGCCGAGGACGCCCGCCGCTCCTACGCCGACATCGGCACCGAGGTCGGTCTGTCCGCGCCCGCCGTCAAGCGGCGCGTGGACAGGCTGCGGGCCGAGGGCGCCATCACCGGGTTCACCGTCCGCGTGGACCCGGCGGCGCTCGGCTGGGAGACCGAGGGGTACATCGAGATCTACTGCCGCCGGAACACCTCGCCCGAGGCGATCCACCGCGGCCTGTCGCGCTACCCGGAGGTGGCGTCCGCCTCGACCGTCACCGGTGAGGCGGACGCCATCGTCCAGGTCTTCGCCTCCGACATGCGCCACTTCGAGCGCGTGCTGGAGCGCATCGCGGGGGAGCCCTTCGTCGAGCGGACCAAGTCCGTGCTGGTACTCTCCCCGCTGCTGCGCCGCTTCAGCTCCGGCGCCCCCTCCTGA
- a CDS encoding LysR family transcriptional regulator — MSRGPAEGSGGPAGPLGGPGGAARLDLNLLVALDALLAEESVTAAADRLGLSGPAMSRTLGRIRQALGDPVLVRAGRHMVPTPRALALRPRVRQVLDDARGLFTAEAEADPATLARTFTLSGHDINILAFGAALLRRARDEAPGVTLRFLAEGPGGPAPLRDGAIDLEVGVIDRQEPEIRVGTLLQDRMVGVARAGHPLLTGTVTPRRYAAAGHLVDSRRGRLSGPVDEALAAYGLRRRVVGTVPTFAAALHVLAGTDAVGLAPERFGAPAVAALGLRTFEVPVELPPLAIAMAWHPRHDADSGHRWLRGLVRDAVGAHGTPGTPAGPTQ, encoded by the coding sequence ATGAGCAGGGGCCCCGCCGAGGGCTCCGGCGGCCCGGCGGGCCCCCTCGGCGGCCCCGGTGGCGCCGCCCGCCTCGACCTGAACCTGCTCGTCGCGCTCGACGCCCTGCTCGCCGAGGAGAGCGTCACCGCCGCCGCGGACCGGCTGGGGCTCTCCGGCCCGGCCATGAGCCGCACCCTCGGCCGCATCCGGCAGGCCTTGGGCGACCCCGTGCTCGTACGCGCCGGACGTCACATGGTGCCCACGCCGCGCGCCCTCGCCCTGCGTCCCCGGGTCCGGCAGGTCCTCGACGACGCCCGCGGCCTCTTCACCGCCGAGGCGGAGGCCGACCCGGCCACCCTGGCCCGCACCTTCACCCTCAGCGGGCACGACATCAACATCCTGGCCTTCGGCGCGGCACTGCTGCGCCGCGCCCGTGACGAGGCCCCAGGTGTCACGCTGCGTTTCCTCGCCGAGGGGCCCGGCGGCCCGGCGCCGCTGCGCGACGGGGCGATCGATCTGGAGGTCGGGGTCATCGACCGGCAGGAGCCGGAGATCCGCGTCGGGACGCTGCTCCAGGACCGCATGGTCGGCGTGGCCCGGGCCGGTCACCCGCTGCTCACCGGTACCGTCACCCCGCGCCGCTACGCCGCCGCGGGCCACCTCGTGGACTCCCGGCGCGGCAGGCTGTCCGGCCCGGTCGACGAGGCGCTCGCCGCGTACGGGCTGCGTCGCCGGGTCGTCGGCACCGTGCCCACCTTCGCCGCCGCGCTCCATGTGCTCGCGGGGACCGATGCCGTCGGGCTCGCCCCCGAGCGGTTCGGCGCCCCGGCCGTCGCGGCGCTCGGCCTGCGGACCTTCGAGGTCCCGGTGGAGCTCCCTCCGCTCGCCATCGCCATGGCCTGGCACCCCCGCCACGACGCCGACAGCGGCCACCGCTGGCTGCGCGGCCTGGTCCGGGACGCGGTGGGCGCGCACGGCACCCCGGGGACCCCCGCGGGCCCCACGCAATGA
- a CDS encoding carbon-nitrogen hydrolase family protein, whose translation MTPLRTALYQGPAGVPASTSDSLASLAAAARRAAAAGARLLLTNELYLTGYALGPAVRDLAEPADGPGARAVARIAAEHGLAIGYGYPERDGDGTLFNSLQLIGPDGTSLANYRKTHLFGEYETTYFTPGSEPVVQAELDGVRLGLLICYDIEFPEPVRAHALAGTELLLAPTALMRPYEIVPQTIVPARAWESQLYLAYANRCGAEGDFSFAGLSCLAAPDGTVRARAGAGEDLIVADVDPALLKASRAENTYLDDRRPELYGSLT comes from the coding sequence ATGACGCCGCTGCGTACCGCGCTGTACCAAGGCCCCGCCGGCGTTCCCGCCTCCACCTCCGACAGCCTCGCCTCGCTCGCCGCCGCCGCCCGCCGGGCCGCCGCCGCCGGGGCCCGGCTGCTGCTCACCAATGAGCTGTACCTCACGGGCTACGCCCTCGGCCCCGCGGTCCGTGACCTCGCCGAGCCCGCCGACGGGCCGGGCGCCCGCGCGGTGGCCCGCATCGCCGCCGAGCACGGCCTGGCCATCGGCTACGGCTACCCCGAGCGCGACGGCGACGGCACGCTCTTCAACTCCCTCCAGCTCATCGGGCCGGACGGGACGAGCCTCGCGAACTACCGCAAGACGCATCTCTTCGGTGAGTACGAGACCACGTACTTCACACCGGGCTCCGAGCCGGTCGTCCAGGCCGAGCTCGACGGCGTCCGCCTCGGCCTGCTGATCTGCTACGACATCGAGTTCCCCGAGCCCGTCCGCGCGCACGCCCTGGCCGGCACCGAGCTGCTGCTCGCCCCGACCGCGCTGATGCGCCCGTACGAGATCGTCCCGCAGACGATCGTCCCGGCCCGGGCGTGGGAGAGCCAGCTCTACCTCGCCTACGCCAACCGCTGCGGCGCCGAAGGGGACTTCTCCTTCGCCGGGCTCAGCTGCCTCGCCGCCCCCGACGGGACCGTACGGGCCCGGGCCGGTGCAGGTGAGGACCTGATCGTCGCCGACGTCGACCCGGCGCTGCTGAAGGCCTCCCGGGCGGAGAACACCTACCTGGACGACCGCCGCCCCGAGCTCTACGGCTCACTCACCTGA
- a CDS encoding flavin monoamine oxidase family protein — protein sequence MTSMVPTAAHDEQSEPALPPITMFGPDFPFPYDDFLAHPAGLGQIPATEHGTEVAVIGGGLSGIIAAYELMKMGLKPVVYEADQIGGRLRTVGFEGCDPSLTAEMGAMRFPPSSTALQYYIDLVGLETKPFPNPLAPDTPSTVVDLKGESHYAKSLDDLPAVYREVADAWNACLEEGADFSDMNRALRERDVPRIREIWAKLVEKLDNQTFYGYLCESEAFKSFRHREIFGQVGFGTGGWDTDFPNSILEILRVVYTEADDHHRGIVGGSQQLPLRLWDREPGKLVHWAPGTSLSSLHDGEPRPAVTRLHRTAGNHITVTDASGDIRTYRAAIFTAQSWMLLSKIACDDSLFPIDHWTAMERTHYMESSKLFVPVDRPFWLDKDEETGRDVMSMTLTDRMTRGTYLLDDGPDKPAVICLSYTWCDDSLKWLPLSANERMEVMLKSLGEIYPKVDIRRHIIGNPVTVSWENEPYFMGAFKANLPGHYRYQRRLFTHFMQDRLPEDKRGLFLAGDDISWTAGWAEGAVQTALNAVWGVMHQFGGETDATNPGPGDVYDEIAPVELPED from the coding sequence ATGACGTCCATGGTGCCCACCGCCGCCCACGACGAGCAGTCGGAGCCGGCCCTGCCGCCGATCACGATGTTCGGCCCGGACTTCCCCTTCCCGTACGACGACTTCCTCGCGCACCCCGCCGGCCTCGGCCAGATACCCGCGACCGAGCACGGCACCGAGGTCGCGGTCATCGGCGGCGGCCTGTCGGGCATCATCGCCGCGTACGAGCTGATGAAGATGGGCCTCAAGCCCGTCGTCTACGAGGCGGACCAGATCGGCGGCCGGCTGCGCACCGTCGGCTTCGAGGGCTGCGACCCCTCGCTCACCGCCGAGATGGGCGCCATGCGCTTCCCGCCCAGCTCCACCGCCCTCCAGTACTACATCGACCTGGTGGGCCTGGAGACCAAGCCCTTCCCCAACCCGCTGGCCCCGGACACCCCGTCGACCGTCGTCGACCTCAAGGGCGAGTCGCACTACGCCAAGTCCCTCGACGACCTGCCCGCGGTCTACCGCGAGGTCGCGGACGCGTGGAACGCCTGTCTGGAGGAGGGCGCCGACTTCTCGGACATGAACCGCGCCCTGCGCGAGCGCGACGTGCCGCGCATCCGGGAGATCTGGGCGAAGCTCGTCGAGAAGCTCGACAACCAGACCTTCTACGGCTACCTGTGCGAGTCGGAGGCCTTCAAGTCCTTCCGGCACCGGGAGATCTTCGGCCAGGTCGGCTTCGGCACCGGCGGCTGGGACACCGACTTCCCCAACTCCATCCTGGAGATCCTGCGCGTCGTCTACACCGAGGCCGACGACCACCACCGCGGCATCGTCGGCGGCAGCCAGCAGCTCCCTCTGCGGCTGTGGGACCGCGAGCCGGGCAAGCTCGTCCACTGGGCACCGGGCACCTCCCTCTCCTCGCTGCACGACGGCGAGCCCCGCCCCGCCGTCACCCGGCTGCACCGCACGGCGGGCAACCACATCACCGTCACCGACGCGAGCGGCGACATCCGCACCTACCGGGCGGCGATCTTCACCGCGCAGTCCTGGATGCTCCTCTCGAAGATCGCGTGCGACGACTCGCTCTTCCCCATCGACCACTGGACGGCGATGGAGCGCACCCACTACATGGAGTCCTCCAAGCTGTTCGTGCCGGTGGACCGGCCGTTCTGGCTGGACAAGGACGAGGAGACCGGCCGTGACGTCATGTCGATGACGCTCACCGACCGGATGACCCGGGGCACCTACCTCCTGGACGACGGCCCCGACAAGCCGGCCGTCATCTGCCTCTCCTACACCTGGTGCGACGACAGCCTCAAGTGGCTGCCGCTGTCGGCGAACGAGCGCATGGAGGTCATGCTCAAGTCGCTCGGCGAGATCTACCCCAAGGTCGACATCCGGCGCCACATCATCGGCAACCCGGTCACGGTCTCCTGGGAGAACGAGCCCTACTTCATGGGCGCCTTCAAGGCCAACCTCCCGGGCCACTACCGCTACCAGCGGCGTCTGTTCACCCACTTCATGCAGGACCGGCTGCCGGAGGACAAGCGCGGCCTGTTCCTCGCGGGCGACGACATCTCCTGGACGGCCGGCTGGGCCGAGGGTGCCGTGCAGACCGCGCTCAACGCCGTGTGGGGCGTGATGCACCAGTTCGGCGGCGAGACCGACGCCACCAACCCGGGCCCGGGCGACGTCTACGACGAGATCGCGCCGGTGGAGCTCCCGGAGGACTGA
- a CDS encoding DUF5995 family protein, with translation MTMTWGKPVAPTGIAEVLARMRGLEAALPPRDGVAVFNRVYLAVTEEIGRRVRSGGFTDGPAAAELDVRFAGRYLAAVDSVATGGRAPACWRPLFQLRGHPAVRPLQFALAGINAHIGHDLALALADTCRALGKEPTALEGDFDRIGELLAAMEGRIREELMPGPDVLDVADPLTHLVGAWSLDAARGAAWASFRALWAVRTLPDVAEELTDRLDSGVGLVGRCLLTPLG, from the coding sequence ATGACGATGACATGGGGGAAGCCCGTCGCACCCACCGGTATCGCCGAGGTGCTGGCGCGGATGCGGGGGCTGGAGGCGGCGCTGCCGCCGAGGGACGGTGTGGCCGTGTTCAACCGCGTGTATCTCGCGGTCACGGAGGAGATCGGGCGGCGGGTGCGGTCCGGCGGATTCACCGACGGCCCGGCGGCGGCCGAGCTGGACGTGCGGTTCGCCGGGCGCTATCTGGCGGCCGTGGACAGCGTCGCGACGGGCGGCCGGGCGCCCGCCTGCTGGCGGCCGCTGTTCCAGCTGCGGGGCCATCCCGCCGTGCGGCCGCTCCAGTTCGCGCTGGCCGGGATCAACGCCCACATCGGGCACGACCTCGCGCTGGCGCTGGCCGACACCTGCCGGGCGCTGGGGAAGGAACCGACGGCGCTGGAGGGCGACTTCGACCGGATCGGCGAGCTGCTGGCCGCCATGGAGGGGCGGATCCGCGAGGAGCTGATGCCGGGGCCGGACGTCCTGGACGTCGCCGACCCGCTGACGCATCTGGTGGGCGCCTGGAGCCTGGACGCGGCCCGCGGCGCGGCGTGGGCGTCGTTCCGCGCGCTGTGGGCGGTGCGGACGCTGCCCGATGTGGCGGAGGAGCTCACCGACCGGCTGGATTCCGGCGTCGGACTGGTCGGCCGGTGCCTGCTCACCCCGCTGGGATGA
- a CDS encoding polysaccharide deacetylase family protein has product MRPPRTLPRLLTAALATALLLVGQAPPAVASTHPGPAAGRLFGTEVRRLPTDERVVAMTFNAGWDEAGLAKVLRVLRAEGVPATFFPTGQFAERHPRAVRAMAAAGFGLGNHSYSHPRFGELSRKEIAAEVLRADRAIRAAGRAEPLPFFRFPYSDTTPRGIAAVNALGFADIEFTADTNGYLGAEGGMTVREAVRRALDALVPGAVVQMHVGSFDERTPLDPAALPLVIDGVRARGYRFTDLRAFTGTPCPFTRSGGLTERSPYAPYTHVTLCA; this is encoded by the coding sequence ATGAGACCTCCCCGCACGCTCCCCCGGCTCCTGACCGCCGCCCTCGCCACGGCCCTGCTCCTCGTGGGGCAGGCCCCGCCGGCGGTGGCCTCCACGCACCCCGGCCCGGCGGCCGGGCGGCTCTTCGGGACGGAGGTGCGCCGCCTGCCCACGGACGAGCGGGTGGTGGCCATGACGTTCAACGCGGGGTGGGACGAGGCCGGGCTGGCGAAGGTTCTCCGGGTGCTGCGCGCCGAGGGCGTCCCGGCGACGTTCTTCCCGACCGGGCAGTTCGCCGAGCGGCACCCGAGGGCGGTGCGGGCGATGGCGGCGGCCGGTTTCGGGCTCGGCAACCACTCGTACAGCCACCCGAGGTTCGGGGAGCTGAGCCGGAAGGAGATCGCCGCCGAGGTGCTGCGGGCGGACCGGGCGATCCGGGCGGCGGGCCGCGCGGAGCCGCTGCCGTTCTTCCGCTTCCCCTACAGCGACACCACGCCGCGCGGGATCGCGGCGGTGAACGCGCTGGGCTTCGCGGACATCGAGTTCACGGCGGACACCAACGGATACCTCGGCGCCGAGGGCGGCATGACGGTCCGTGAGGCCGTCCGGCGGGCCCTGGACGCGCTGGTTCCGGGGGCCGTCGTCCAGATGCACGTCGGCAGCTTCGACGAGCGGACGCCCCTGGACCCGGCGGCGCTGCCGCTGGTCATCGACGGCGTCCGGGCGCGCGGATACCGGTTCACCGATCTCCGCGCCTTCACCGGCACGCCGTGCCCGTTCACCCGTTCGGGCGGTCTGACCGAGCGGAGCCCCTACGCTCCGTACACGCATGTCACTCTGTGTGCATGA